The proteins below come from a single Parcubacteria group bacterium genomic window:
- the holA gene encoding DNA polymerase III subunit delta, with translation MIIFFYGDDAFRSSEKVLEIKNKFSLNDKSNAGLSLFDATDSKTGALEKMRSALSASGLFSTKKLFIAKNIITETPTDEQAKLLKFLKDNIEKIKLDADAVVIFWEKGSPRKNNALFKFLLENAKKQNFEKLTGLKLSQWILAKIKEASLEASISKSALEKLITYVGNDTALLTQEIEKLIDYSETELISDATVDLLVKAEMDNNIFETIEAMSANRKPKALELFHRHLDQGDDPFYLFSMLVYQFRNLLRIASLQENGIFSEFEIAKQSKLHPYVVKKSMNQARNFGEKKLIAIHKKLGALDAKIKTGQADIKLSLDKFIVEL, from the coding sequence ATGATTATTTTTTTCTACGGCGATGACGCTTTCCGGTCAAGTGAAAAAGTACTGGAAATAAAAAATAAGTTTTCTCTCAATGACAAATCCAACGCGGGTTTGTCTTTGTTTGATGCGACTGATTCAAAAACCGGCGCACTGGAAAAAATGCGCTCCGCCCTTTCAGCTTCCGGACTGTTCTCCACCAAAAAATTATTCATCGCCAAAAATATCATCACGGAAACTCCAACTGACGAACAGGCCAAGCTCCTGAAATTTCTGAAAGACAATATTGAAAAAATAAAACTCGACGCTGACGCGGTCGTGATCTTTTGGGAAAAAGGCAGCCCGCGAAAAAACAATGCACTGTTCAAATTTCTCCTGGAGAATGCTAAGAAACAAAATTTTGAAAAACTCACAGGACTAAAGTTAAGCCAATGGATTTTGGCAAAAATTAAAGAGGCCTCTCTAGAAGCCTCTATTTCAAAATCCGCTTTGGAAAAACTGATCACCTATGTCGGCAATGACACAGCTCTGCTGACGCAGGAAATTGAAAAATTAATCGACTATTCTGAGACGGAGTTGATCAGTGACGCGACGGTTGATCTTTTAGTCAAAGCCGAAATGGATAATAATATTTTCGAAACAATCGAAGCGATGTCCGCCAATAGAAAGCCCAAAGCACTGGAACTGTTCCATCGCCATCTCGACCAGGGCGACGATCCGTTCTATCTTTTTTCGATGCTTGTCTACCAATTTAGAAATCTTTTGCGCATTGCTTCGCTCCAAGAAAATGGAATTTTTAGCGAATTTGAAATCGCAAAACAATCCAAGCTCCATCCCTATGTGGTGAAAAAAAGCATGAATCAGGCCAGAAATTTCGGCGAAAAAAAACTGATTGCCATCCACAAAAAACTCGGCGCACTCGACGCAAAAATCAAAACCGGCCAAGCCGATATCAAATTGTCTTTGGATAAATTTATTGTGGAATTATAA
- a CDS encoding helix-turn-helix domain-containing protein: MSKIIDHKLENTLISLGLSNKEIQIYVELLQNGEMSAISLSKNIELHRQFVYNALETLKEKALVSQIGAKRSIWRAQNPRKLISLAEEREKKALEASAMLIGLMHQKVGQEFEVTEGNKAFRNRFLENIKETPKKSTILMICGEWERYFEQAGEAVHNEWDRIRIAREINFRLIGPTSLDKTMAKSSTERNLMEYRTMNGLEKNLVNTVISADRVDFEIYGDPHLTFSIKNPAVTESQRIFFEALWLANSKSA, encoded by the coding sequence ATGTCAAAGATTATTGACCATAAACTAGAAAACACCCTCATTTCCCTGGGTCTCAGCAATAAAGAAATTCAAATTTATGTTGAATTGCTTCAAAATGGCGAAATGAGCGCAATAAGCTTAAGTAAAAATATTGAGTTGCATCGCCAATTTGTCTATAACGCTCTAGAAACTCTCAAGGAAAAGGCTCTAGTTAGCCAAATTGGCGCCAAACGCTCCATCTGGCGAGCGCAAAACCCCCGAAAACTGATTTCCTTGGCTGAGGAACGCGAAAAAAAAGCGCTGGAGGCGTCAGCAATGCTCATCGGCCTTATGCATCAAAAGGTTGGACAAGAGTTTGAAGTGACCGAGGGCAACAAGGCTTTTCGTAATCGTTTCCTGGAAAACATCAAGGAAACTCCAAAAAAAAGCACAATTCTGATGATTTGTGGCGAGTGGGAACGCTATTTCGAGCAAGCAGGTGAGGCCGTCCATAATGAATGGGACCGCATCCGCATCGCACGAGAAATCAACTTTCGCCTGATCGGACCAACATCATTAGACAAAACAATGGCCAAATCTTCAACCGAACGCAATTTGATGGAATACAGAACAATGAACGGACTAGAAAAAAATCTTGTCAACACGGTAATTTCCGCCGATCGAGTGGATTTTGAAATCTATGGCGACCCGCACCTGACTTTTAGTATCAAAAACCCCGCTGTCACCGAAAGCCAGCGCATTTTCTTTGAAGCGCTGTGGTTGGCTAATAGCAAAAGTGCTTAA
- a CDS encoding class I SAM-dependent methyltransferase — MLNTGRDSSEVKFITQIEKKDSSISFFDEHGKDYLENQRKFYSQSPDTGRRFFQESLGLNIEKMTVTDIGCGAGDDLLTYEEMGAKKVIGIEPSISMLSEAKKTLGENHPGIELVAGNWKHIPLADGSVDAIMGRYSFHVMSDFDEAILEVARVLKKDGLFLIAAPHPIHDAKIAAEQNLKPGEKMKKPIFEGKFIVENPPHTLEDYLSKTCLEHFTLEEQKDYSMFEDENETEPTGILLKFRKKG, encoded by the coding sequence GTGCTTAATACCGGACGCGACTCTAGCGAGGTAAAATTTATTACACAAATCGAAAAAAAAGATTCGTCTATCTCTTTTTTTGACGAACACGGAAAGGATTATCTCGAAAATCAAAGAAAATTCTACTCCCAGTCCCCTGACACCGGACGGAGATTTTTCCAAGAATCTCTAGGACTAAATATTGAAAAAATGACTGTCACCGATATCGGTTGCGGTGCTGGAGATGACCTTCTTACCTACGAAGAAATGGGAGCGAAAAAAGTGATCGGAATTGAACCATCCATATCCATGCTTTCTGAAGCCAAAAAAACTCTCGGAGAAAATCATCCCGGCATCGAACTGGTTGCCGGCAACTGGAAACATATCCCACTTGCTGACGGTAGCGTTGATGCTATTATGGGACGTTACTCATTTCATGTCATGTCTGATTTTGATGAGGCTATTTTGGAAGTTGCGCGTGTTCTCAAGAAGGACGGACTGTTTCTGATTGCTGCTCCTCATCCGATCCATGATGCAAAAATAGCTGCCGAACAAAATTTAAAACCGGGAGAAAAGATGAAAAAACCGATCTTTGAAGGAAAATTCATTGTTGAAAATCCTCCACATACGCTAGAAGATTATCTTTCAAAAACCTGCCTTGAACATTTTACCCTAGAAGAGCAAAAAGACTATTCCATGTTTGAAGATGAAAATGAAACAGAACCGACAGGGATATTATTGAAATTTAGAAAAAAGGGATAA
- the rpsT gene encoding 30S ribosomal protein S20 has translation MPIKKAAKKYMRVTERKTEKNRKIKGAFRSAMKYTKEALVKADGAKATEYLKKSIKALDKAVEKNVIHKNTAARRKSRLNKAVKALVTKK, from the coding sequence ATGCCAATCAAAAAAGCCGCTAAGAAATATATGCGGGTGACCGAAAGGAAGACCGAGAAAAACCGTAAAATCAAAGGAGCCTTCCGAAGTGCGATGAAATATACCAAGGAAGCTCTAGTGAAAGCCGATGGCGCAAAAGCGACTGAATATCTCAAAAAATCCATCAAAGCCTTGGACAAGGCAGTTGAAAAAAACGTGATCCACAAAAATACAGCCGCCCGCAGAAAATCCCGTTTGAACAAAGCGGTCAAAGCGCTCGTAACCAAAAAATAG
- a CDS encoding ATP-binding protein yields MLKKRYLQDKIAKDLEKKMVFIGGPRQVGKTTLSRLIGKEGYANFSYLNWDNTEDRKKIIASQFESEAKLIIFDEIHKYKKWKNYIKGQFDKYKERFAILVTGSARLDLYQKGGDSLMGRYYYFRLHPFSLAEILGNKFNAEPFEELSFNLSAKAYSEFKKLVAFGGFPEPFFSQDLEVLRRWHNQKVDRLIKEDIRDVEVVRDLSALQVLVELLPKKVGSLLSLNSLREDLEVAHGTIKLWMDILEKFYYHFRIYPFSASAIKSLRKEAKLYLWDWSQVSEEGAKLENIIASHLLKLCNFLYDAKGHKAELFYLRDIDQHEVDFLVTVDRKPWLAIEVKKSDQAISKNLQYFRKKLDIPFCYQLVDMENVDFLKDNIRVMSMDKFLGGLI; encoded by the coding sequence ATGTTGAAAAAGCGCTATTTGCAGGACAAAATTGCTAAAGATCTTGAAAAAAAGATGGTTTTTATCGGTGGGCCACGGCAAGTTGGCAAAACAACACTTTCTCGCCTAATCGGGAAAGAGGGCTATGCCAACTTTTCCTACCTCAATTGGGATAATACAGAAGACCGAAAAAAAATTATTGCCAGTCAGTTTGAGTCAGAAGCAAAACTAATTATCTTTGATGAAATTCACAAATACAAAAAATGGAAAAATTATATCAAAGGCCAGTTTGATAAGTACAAGGAACGCTTTGCAATTCTCGTGACGGGCAGTGCTCGGCTCGATCTCTATCAGAAAGGCGGTGATTCTTTGATGGGAAGGTATTATTACTTTCGACTCCATCCATTTTCACTTGCTGAAATTTTGGGCAATAAATTCAACGCCGAGCCTTTTGAAGAGTTAAGCTTTAATCTATCAGCAAAAGCATATTCTGAATTTAAAAAATTAGTTGCTTTTGGCGGATTTCCAGAGCCATTTTTCAGTCAGGACTTGGAGGTTTTGCGTCGTTGGCACAATCAAAAAGTTGATCGACTTATCAAAGAAGACATTCGCGATGTCGAGGTTGTGCGGGATTTGTCAGCTTTGCAGGTGCTGGTTGAGTTATTGCCAAAAAAGGTCGGCTCGCTGCTATCGCTTAATTCTCTGCGGGAAGATTTGGAGGTGGCGCATGGAACGATAAAACTTTGGATGGATATCTTGGAAAAGTTTTATTATCATTTTCGTATTTATCCTTTTTCTGCTAGTGCGATTAAGTCACTTCGTAAAGAGGCAAAGCTCTATCTCTGGGATTGGTCGCAAGTTTCCGAGGAAGGAGCGAAGTTGGAAAATATTATAGCGTCACATCTGTTAAAGCTGTGTAATTTTTTGTATGATGCGAAAGGCCACAAGGCAGAGCTTTTTTATCTGCGCGACATTGATCAGCACGAGGTCGATTTTCTTGTAACAGTTGATAGAAAACCTTGGCTGGCAATTGAGGTAAAAAAATCAGATCAGGCAATTTCCAAAAATCTGCAATATTTTAGAAAAAAGCTCGATATTCCCTTCTGCTACCAACTGGTTGATATGGAAAATGTTGATTTCTTAAAAGACAATATTCGCGTAATGAGTATGGATAAATTTCTGGGCGGATTGATTTAA
- the tsaE gene encoding tRNA (adenosine(37)-N6)-threonylcarbamoyltransferase complex ATPase subunit type 1 TsaE has translation MQTEFITEKISETKKLGKILASELCGGEVICLFGELGAGKTTFTQGLLEGLGAQKPYTSPTFVVMKEYELKNPPTLKLLRVSKKIRKIYHFDAYRVEAEDIINLGWEEMMAEPSNICIIEWADKLEKIIPERAIWIGFEWQDAKRRKITLAVKSQ, from the coding sequence ATGCAAACCGAATTTATTACTGAAAAAATTAGTGAGACTAAGAAGCTTGGAAAAATATTAGCTTCTGAGCTTTGTGGTGGGGAAGTGATTTGTCTTTTTGGTGAGTTGGGGGCAGGGAAAACCACATTTACACAAGGTCTATTGGAAGGTCTGGGAGCGCAAAAGCCCTATACTAGCCCGACTTTTGTGGTGATGAAAGAATATGAATTGAAAAACCCGCCTACGCTAAAGCTTCTGCGGGTAAGCAAAAAAATCCGTAAAATTTATCATTTTGACGCGTATCGGGTGGAAGCGGAGGATATAATAAACCTCGGCTGGGAGGAAATGATGGCTGAACCGAGCAATATTTGCATCATTGAGTGGGCGGATAAGCTGGAAAAAATCATTCCGGAGCGGGCGATTTGGATTGGGTTTGAGTGGCAAGACGCCAAGAGAAGAAAAATAACTTTGGCTGTAAAAAGCCAATAA
- a CDS encoding isopentenyl phosphate kinase, with product MRPLYILKLGGSVVTCKDEPGILVRHALLRKIALAIKKVQAKENFDLIIVHGAGSVGHRLAKKYNLTKGTNETKDKIKKALITCNAIQELDNTLCKIFITNGLMAFPIHTASAIIQKERKIIYCNLKMIREALSKNCLPILYGDMVFDNKLGMSVCSGDAVAPYLAEKLKAEKIFFASDIDGIFTKDPHLHEDAKLLEIIALNDIKKNATLSGSHNVDVTSGLLGKIKKLDILRNKMLKSVEIFNGLRAENYTKIFSEEDFAHTKIFMKKRGH from the coding sequence ATGCGCCCACTCTATATTCTCAAGCTTGGCGGAAGTGTTGTAACCTGCAAAGATGAGCCAGGCATATTAGTACGTCATGCTTTACTCAGAAAAATAGCTCTCGCGATAAAAAAAGTTCAAGCAAAAGAGAACTTTGATCTAATTATAGTCCACGGTGCAGGATCTGTGGGACATCGTTTGGCAAAAAAATATAACTTGACAAAAGGAACAAATGAGACGAAAGATAAAATCAAAAAAGCCTTGATTACTTGCAATGCAATCCAGGAATTGGATAACACCCTTTGCAAAATATTTATCACTAATGGCTTAATGGCTTTTCCAATTCATACTGCCTCAGCCATCATCCAAAAAGAAAGGAAAATAATATATTGCAATTTAAAAATGATACGCGAAGCGCTTAGTAAAAATTGCCTGCCCATACTTTATGGTGATATGGTTTTTGACAACAAGCTTGGCATGTCCGTGTGCTCTGGGGATGCTGTCGCTCCATATCTGGCTGAAAAATTAAAGGCTGAAAAAATATTTTTTGCTTCTGATATAGATGGGATTTTTACCAAAGATCCGCATCTGCATGAAGACGCAAAATTATTAGAAATAATTGCATTAAATGATATTAAAAAAAATGCTACACTATCAGGATCTCACAATGTTGATGTCACAAGCGGACTTCTAGGAAAAATCAAGAAATTAGACATACTAAGAAATAAGATGTTAAAATCCGTTGAAATCTTTAACGGTCTTCGTGCAGAAAATTATACCAAAATATTCTCGGAAGAAGATTTTGCTCATACGAAAATTTTTATGAAAAAACGCGGTCATTGA
- a CDS encoding Fic family protein, translating into MQNITIGLNIDQKEGFKAFTPNPFPPREDFNFEPKILKKNNEATRLLGKLDGITKLLPDSDFFLLMCLRKDAASSSQIEGTMATMIDAIEAEVKINTNIPQDVDDILHYIKALNYGIKRVSADNFPMTLRFIRELHKQLMHKARATHFSDPGEFRKSQNWIGGTRPDNAKFVPPTVFDMQKALNDLEKFIHANDTTPTIIKAGLVHAQFETIHPFLDGNGRTGRMLITFYLWKEGYLEKPVLFLSSYFKKHQKIYYEKLSDYHDGNVPDWIDFFLDGVIEIANEAIDIVGKITVLRQKDIMKVQKLGKRASESATIVLPKLYGQPIVNVSLIQNWTGFTRAGAQSIIDRFIKMGILSPKNKDRKYGQSYIYKDYVELFNDKD; encoded by the coding sequence ATGCAAAACATTACGATTGGCCTAAATATAGACCAAAAGGAAGGCTTCAAGGCTTTTACCCCAAACCCTTTTCCACCCAGGGAGGATTTTAATTTTGAGCCAAAAATATTAAAAAAAAACAATGAAGCTACTCGACTATTGGGAAAGCTTGACGGCATAACAAAATTACTCCCTGACTCTGATTTTTTTCTTCTAATGTGCCTAAGAAAAGATGCTGCTTCATCAAGTCAAATTGAAGGAACTATGGCAACAATGATTGACGCTATCGAAGCTGAAGTGAAAATTAACACAAATATACCCCAAGATGTTGATGATATCCTGCACTACATCAAAGCACTTAATTACGGAATAAAAAGAGTATCCGCGGATAATTTTCCCATGACACTTAGATTTATTAGAGAGCTGCACAAACAGTTGATGCATAAAGCTCGAGCGACTCATTTTTCCGATCCAGGAGAATTTCGTAAAAGTCAAAATTGGATCGGCGGAACTAGACCAGATAATGCTAAATTCGTCCCGCCCACTGTTTTTGATATGCAAAAAGCGCTTAATGATCTGGAAAAGTTTATACACGCAAATGATACTACGCCAACAATAATCAAGGCGGGTCTTGTCCATGCTCAATTTGAAACAATCCATCCCTTTTTAGATGGAAATGGAAGAACAGGAAGAATGCTAATCACTTTCTATCTTTGGAAGGAAGGCTATTTGGAAAAACCAGTCTTATTTTTGTCATCTTACTTTAAAAAACACCAAAAAATTTATTATGAAAAACTTTCTGACTATCACGATGGAAATGTGCCGGACTGGATTGACTTCTTTTTGGATGGTGTTATTGAAATAGCTAATGAAGCGATTGATATTGTCGGCAAAATTACCGTCTTGCGCCAAAAGGATATAATGAAAGTTCAAAAGCTTGGTAAGCGCGCCTCTGAAAGCGCAACAATAGTGTTGCCAAAACTTTATGGGCAACCGATTGTAAATGTAAGTCTAATCCAAAATTGGACTGGTTTCACTCGCGCAGGAGCACAGTCAATCATTGATCGATTTATTAAGATGGGAATTTTATCACCAAAGAATAAAGATAGAAAATATGGACAATCCTACATATACAAAGATTACGTTGAGCTTTTTAATGACAAGGACTAG
- a CDS encoding DHH family phosphoesterase — protein sequence MSLALQEQFQKFIAQAKDVLIFIPENPGFDAIGSAFALAFFLENRNIPATIVSGKKLSDTKFEFLPRPKNIASEISGAREFVLSFDTSRNKITGLRQETIGDAFNVYLTPEKGSIDPRDFSFILAKFKYDLIVVLDSPDLESLGQIYINNSDLFFEVPVINIDHRGNNENFGQINLVDITASSCAEIIKPVLEDIDATNFDKNIATSLLTGIIGATGNFQKKNTTPKALSAAADLMDRGADQQGIIRWLYKTQPLSTLKLLGRVMSKLNWEEKSKLAWAALSLDDFVQSRTTPESLSVILEKLQENYNDGQIFMILYNDTPNSSSAVIKTISPELLQKMALLFGTASQNETLDIKLAGSDLILAAKTIQGKIENSI from the coding sequence ATGAGTCTCGCTCTGCAAGAACAATTCCAGAAATTCATCGCTCAGGCGAAAGATGTTCTTATTTTCATCCCCGAAAACCCCGGTTTTGATGCCATTGGCAGTGCTTTTGCCCTGGCGTTTTTTTTGGAAAACAGAAACATACCTGCCACGATCGTTTCCGGCAAAAAACTATCGGACACTAAATTTGAATTTCTCCCCCGCCCGAAAAATATCGCCTCGGAAATTTCCGGAGCACGGGAATTTGTCTTGTCTTTTGACACGAGCCGCAATAAAATCACGGGATTGCGCCAGGAAACAATCGGCGACGCTTTTAATGTTTATCTCACCCCAGAAAAAGGCTCGATTGATCCGCGTGATTTCTCTTTCATCTTGGCTAAATTTAAATATGACCTGATTGTCGTTTTGGACAGTCCCGATTTGGAATCATTGGGACAGATCTATATCAACAACTCTGATCTATTTTTTGAAGTTCCGGTCATCAACATCGATCACCGGGGCAACAATGAAAACTTCGGGCAGATAAACCTCGTCGACATCACAGCTTCTTCTTGCGCAGAAATCATTAAGCCGGTTCTGGAAGATATCGATGCGACCAATTTTGACAAAAATATCGCCACAAGCCTTTTGACCGGAATCATTGGCGCGACCGGAAACTTCCAAAAGAAAAATACCACGCCCAAAGCCCTTTCTGCCGCGGCAGATCTGATGGATCGCGGAGCGGATCAGCAAGGCATTATCCGCTGGCTTTATAAAACCCAACCACTCTCTACCTTAAAACTGCTAGGACGAGTGATGAGCAAGCTTAATTGGGAAGAAAAGAGCAAGTTAGCCTGGGCCGCCCTGAGTCTCGATGATTTTGTCCAGAGCCGCACTACTCCAGAAAGCCTGTCAGTTATTTTGGAAAAATTACAAGAAAACTATAACGATGGCCAGATCTTTATGATTCTTTACAACGATACGCCCAATAGCTCTTCTGCGGTCATTAAAACTATAAGCCCCGAACTCTTGCAAAAAATGGCTTTGCTTTTCGGAACAGCTAGTCAAAATGAAACTTTGGATATTAAATTAGCAGGAAGTGATTTGATTCTGGCGGCGAAGACTATTCAGGGGAAAATCGAAAACTCCATCTAA
- a CDS encoding GspE/PulE family protein, producing the protein MIKITTKAVGDEEAKKAVSDNLVSKLKHRSEEEETAQFAAKLELPYIDTNIVPVSIDSLKLVDEADARKLGIAVIQKKAKILTVVSVDPMQADTQEFLKKMTERLGLKISLFVISPYNFERVLEKYKKIVFTEILDQLSLTIEDEELTDFQAALKNLVELKERIKEMPITEVMNTIMAGAYTLGASDVHIEPEEKDFRLRYRIDGVLQDVAFFPLNIHKRIATRIKMMSGMKLNLSDMAQDGTFDINLANKKIAIRASSIPGNYGESIVMRLLDPDSINVNIEQLGLQGLAYELVQKQIEAPNGMILTTGPTGSGKTTTLYAIISKLNTPDKKIITIEDPIEYQLKGVSQTQIEKARGYTFANGLRAIVRQDPDIILVGEIRDDETADIAVNSALTGHLVLSTFHTNSAIASIPRLIEMGVKPSFIAPAVNAIIGQRLVRKLCSCKEEYIPAKETIDSLKKILSIISPRAKVEIPKNIEKLYRPKGCLKCGGTGYKGRMGIFEVLTISPETEKMILDLAGETEITMAVLEEGMVTMLQDGILKAISGVTSIDEVKKVTGQGEFLEGIYEKLMAQTLGSTLPIKKEFYDQTRENVNDFAKMQTLLASTKIADVVKIIFSAAQILGVGDIHIEPEKEIVKIRFRIDGILQTVAELPLTEYTTFLGQIKMLSGVKTEARQGVIDSRFSITFDDELTELKEKSVDIRVSIILGGFGETVVMRLLSKSSVALDLDKLGIRKQNLEKIKHEVSKPNGVVLNTGPTGSGKTTTLYAILNMIKNPEIKIITVEDPIEYQMEGLLQTPVSEKDGYTFSTALRALLRQNPDIMMIGEIRDNETAQIAVQAALTGHLVLSTLHTNNASGAVARMLNMGVKPEDIVSGVNAFIAQRLVRTLCECKTKVPATEDEKFKMEKVLKTISPRAGVDIPEISEVHKPNGCDKCNHIGYKGRTTISEIFLFSREIQEAVMHGAVTSELNQKATSEGMITMAQDGILKVLEGETTLEEVERVTEI; encoded by the coding sequence ATGATAAAAATAACCACAAAAGCAGTTGGGGATGAAGAAGCAAAAAAAGCGGTTTCTGACAACCTTGTTTCCAAATTGAAACATCGCTCAGAAGAAGAAGAAACGGCTCAGTTTGCTGCTAAGTTAGAATTGCCCTACATTGACACCAACATCGTACCGGTTTCCATCGATAGCTTAAAACTGGTTGATGAAGCCGACGCACGAAAATTAGGCATTGCCGTCATTCAAAAAAAAGCCAAAATCCTGACAGTTGTTTCTGTTGATCCGATGCAAGCCGATACACAAGAATTTCTCAAAAAAATGACTGAACGGCTCGGACTAAAAATTAGTCTTTTTGTTATTTCTCCCTATAATTTCGAGCGTGTGCTGGAGAAATATAAAAAAATCGTTTTTACGGAAATTCTCGACCAACTGAGCCTAACTATTGAGGATGAGGAATTGACTGATTTTCAGGCTGCCCTAAAAAATTTGGTAGAACTCAAAGAAAGGATCAAAGAAATGCCAATCACGGAGGTGATGAATACGATTATGGCTGGGGCTTACACCCTCGGCGCTTCGGATGTACACATCGAACCAGAGGAAAAAGATTTCCGCCTGCGTTACCGCATCGACGGCGTTTTGCAAGACGTGGCTTTTTTTCCATTAAATATCCACAAACGGATCGCCACCAGGATCAAAATGATGTCGGGAATGAAACTCAATCTTTCTGATATGGCACAAGATGGCACTTTTGATATCAACTTGGCCAACAAAAAAATTGCCATCCGCGCTTCGTCCATTCCTGGTAATTATGGCGAATCGATCGTGATGCGTCTACTTGATCCTGATTCGATCAATGTCAATATTGAACAGCTTGGCCTCCAGGGTCTAGCGTATGAATTAGTCCAAAAACAAATTGAAGCGCCCAATGGGATGATTCTTACGACCGGACCGACTGGTAGTGGAAAAACCACTACGCTCTATGCCATCATCAGCAAACTAAATACGCCGGACAAAAAAATCATCACTATCGAAGATCCGATCGAATACCAACTAAAAGGCGTTTCTCAAACCCAAATTGAAAAAGCCCGCGGATATACTTTCGCCAATGGTCTGCGGGCAATTGTCCGCCAGGATCCGGATATTATTTTGGTCGGTGAAATTCGCGATGATGAGACAGCGGACATCGCCGTCAACTCTGCCCTCACAGGTCACCTCGTCCTTTCCACCTTTCACACCAACAGCGCTATCGCGTCTATCCCCCGCCTCATCGAAATGGGCGTAAAACCATCTTTCATCGCCCCGGCGGTGAATGCTATTATTGGTCAACGCTTAGTGCGCAAATTGTGTTCGTGCAAAGAAGAATATATCCCCGCCAAAGAAACAATCGATTCACTGAAAAAAATTCTCTCCATCATTTCCCCGCGCGCTAAAGTAGAAATCCCAAAAAATATCGAAAAACTTTATCGTCCCAAGGGTTGCCTCAAATGCGGAGGCACGGGATATAAAGGTCGAATGGGAATCTTTGAAGTGCTCACGATCAGCCCGGAAACGGAAAAGATGATTCTTGATCTCGCCGGAGAAACAGAAATCACAATGGCAGTTTTGGAAGAAGGAATGGTGACGATGCTCCAAGATGGCATCCTGAAAGCCATCAGCGGAGTCACTTCGATCGACGAAGTGAAAAAAGTGACTGGACAGGGAGAATTTTTGGAAGGCATCTATGAAAAACTAATGGCGCAAACTTTGGGCAGTACACTCCCGATCAAAAAAGAATTTTATGACCAAACGCGGGAGAATGTGAATGATTTTGCCAAAATGCAAACGCTGCTTGCTAGCACTAAAATTGCCGATGTAGTTAAGATTATTTTCTCCGCCGCGCAAATCCTGGGTGTTGGCGACATCCATATCGAACCAGAAAAAGAAATCGTCAAAATTCGTTTTCGCATCGATGGCATCTTGCAAACCGTCGCCGAACTTCCGCTCACAGAATATACGACATTTTTGGGACAAATAAAAATGCTCAGTGGCGTAAAAACCGAAGCGCGTCAAGGCGTCATTGATAGCCGTTTTAGCATTACCTTTGACGACGAACTCACCGAGCTGAAAGAAAAATCCGTCGACATCCGCGTTTCGATCATTCTCGGTGGTTTTGGCGAAACAGTCGTGATGCGACTTCTTTCCAAATCTTCCGTCGCGCTCGATTTGGATAAATTGGGAATCAGAAAACAGAACTTGGAAAAGATTAAACATGAAGTTTCAAAACCGAATGGCGTCGTGCTCAACACCGGTCCGACCGGTAGTGGAAAAACCACCACGCTCTATGCAATTTTAAACATGATTAAAAATCCGGAAATCAAAATCATCACCGTCGAAGATCCGATCGAATACCAAATGGAAGGCCTCTTGCAAACGCCAGTCAGTGAAAAAGACGGCTATACTTTTTCCACAGCTCTGCGCGCTCTCCTGCGTCAAAATCCCGACATCATGATGATCGGTGAAATCCGCGACAACGAAACCGCCCAAATCGCCGTCCAAGCCGCCCTCACAGGACATCTCGTCCTTTCCACGCTCCACACCAACAACGCCTCTGGCGCCGTCGCCAGGATGCTCAATATGGGCGTGAAACCCGAAGACATCGTTTCTGGCGTTAACGCTTTCATTGCCCAACGACTTGTGCGCACACTCTGTGAGTGCAAAACTAAAGTTCCAGCGACAGAAGACGAAAAATTCAAAATGGAAAAAGTTTTGAAAACCATCAGTCCAAGGGCCGGTGTAGACATTCCAGAAATATCGGAGGTACATAAACCAAATGGCTGTGACAAGTGCAATCACATCGGCTACAAAGGCCGCACAACCATCAGTGAAATATTTTTATTCTCCCGCGAAATCCAAGAAGCCGTAATGCACGGCGCCGTCACATCAGAGCTTAATCAAAAAGCGACTTCTGAAGGAATGATTACGATGGCACAGGATGGGATTTTGAAGGTTTTGGAGGGGGAGACGACTTTGGAGGAGGTGGAGAGGGTTACGGAAATCTGA